gggcgggggggtcaggcAGGGCCTCGGCGCCGGGCCCGGGcacccccggctgccccccgaCTCACCCTCGATGTTCTTGGCCATGTCGTAGTTGACGACCATGGAGACGTCGTGGATGTCGATGCCGCGGCCGGCCACGTCCGTGGCCACCAGGATGTCCTTGGCGCCGGCCTTCAGGTTGGAGAGGGCAAACTCGCGCTGCTCCTGGCCTTTGCCACCGTGCAGGGTGCAGGCGTTGTACTGCGGGGCGAGGAGGGGGGTTAATTGTGGGGACGGAGGTACCCGGAGCCACGTCGTGGGGTCCCCACCCACGGGGACGGGGGTGCAAGGGGCTCAGGGTGACCCCCACCCATAGGGACGGGGGTGCAAGGGGCTCAGGGTGACCCCCACCCACGGGGATGGGGGTGCAAGGGGCTCAGGGTgacccccaccctccccagccGAAGTCGAGGGGCTCCAGGCCGGCCCCGACTCACCCCCATCTTCTCCAGGGACTTCGCCAGCACGTCGCAACCCTTCTTCTGGTTGACGAAGATGATGATGGGCGGGTCGAAGCCCTGCTCCAGGATGGCCAACAGCTtcttcctgttggggaaggggcCAGTTGGGCAAGGAGGAGAGCTGAGGTGGCCCACAGCAGCCCCctcacccccaaacaccccaagaGTCGGCCTCCCCGCTCCACCCTGCCCCCTCCGCACCTCTTCTCCGACTCCGACATGAGGAAGACTTTCTGCTCCACCCGCTCGTGGGGTTTCCCGGCGGAGCCGATGTAGACCACGGCCGGCCGCCGGAGGTAGCTGCGGGCCAGGCGCTCCACGGCCGGCGGCATGGTGGCCGTGAACATGACGGTCTGGAGGAAACGGGGCGCTCAGCAACGTCCCCCAGGGGGCAGGAACGGCGGCTGCCACTCCCTCGGCCCCGCGTTGTCCCTTTGCCCCACGTGAGCAGCCACAACTcacccggccccccccccccgggcctcctcctgcctgcacccacctGCCTGTACTTGTGCTTCCCCGATTCAAAGTTGGCCAACATCTTCTCGGGGTCCTCGGCCTCGTCGGTGTCGGGTTTTTGGTTGGTGACGGGCATGTGCTCCAGGATCTTCTGGACGTCGGGCTCGAAGCCCATGTCGATCATGCGATCTGCCTCGTCCAGCACCACGTAGGTGCAGCGGCTCAGCACCAGGTACCGGTTTTCCAGCACGTCGATGAGACGCCCGGGGGTGGCGATGACGATCTGGGGAGTGGAGGGGGTCGGCGTCTGTGGTTTGGGGCTAAACTGCTCCCCGCCAGGCCCCCCACCCCGCCGCTGGGGGGGGAACACCCACCTCACAGCCCATGCGAAGGCGGAAACCTTGGTCCTCGCGGGAGATGCCTCCGATCACGGCCACCGTGCGGATGCCCAGAGGTTTCCCAAATTTGATGGTTTCCTCCTCGATCTGCTGCGCCAGCTCGCGGGTAGGGGCCAGGATGATGGCGTAGGGACCCTGGTCCGACTCCTCAATCCTGCAGGGCAGCAGGACGCGGCCGTGTCACCCCTCCGGGGGCCGCGTCCCGCcctcgccccccggccccgcggcgcccccgCCCCACGCACCGGTCGATCTTGGGCAGGGTGGTGATCCACACCAGCAGCGGGATCAGGAAAGCCGCCGTCTTGCCGCTGCCGGTCTCGGCCACGCCGATGATGTCACGGTTCTGCAGCCCGATGGGGATCGCCTGGCGCTGGATGGGGGTGGGCTCCTGGCGAGGGCAGCGACAGGTTTGGGAGCAGAACTTCCCCCTCCTcgtccccacctgcccccccaacAAAGGCCTGACCCCCAAATccaaccctcctcctcctctccacccaGCCCTGCCGAGGGCCAGCACGGTCTGCGGGCagcggcccccccctccccgttgcCCACCTTGTAGCCGCACTTGTCGATGACCTCCAGGATgtgggggggcagggaggagtcCTTCCAGGAGCGGATGGGGTTGGGGATCTTGCCCCCCTTGGTGGTGATGCTGTAATCCTCGCGGAAAATGCGCCAGTCCCTGTCCGTCATCTCGTCCAGCTTCTTCTGGGACCAGTGCCGGTCGTCCCAGCGCTGCTTCGCCTCCTTCTTCCGCAGCTTCCGCAGCCGGGCCCTGGGTGGGGGGTGAGGAAGGGGACGGGGCTCACCCTGAGCCTCTGGGGAGCCGGGATCCACCCGCCACCCCTCCGAGGGCCGGGCCACAGCCCAGAGCCGCCCCCCAGCTCcgcagggcagccagggagagGCCGCCAGCACCCCTcggccccctcccagctccccgcCAGCGCTCTcactcctcctgctccttctcctccagcgTTCGCCTCTTCTCCATCAGGTCCCCGTAGAAACGCGACTGTTCCCGCTTCTGCTGCTTCAGGTCGATCCCCGCGATGAAGCCCCGGCCCAGCAGCTGCACTTGGTGCCGCTCCTTGTACCTGGAATGGGACGGGAGCGtcacgggcagggctggggctgccccatacccccagggacacccccagggacccccccagccccaggggcaCCCCCCGGACTCACAGGGGGTTGTAGTCGATGGAGGTGTCTTCCGACGCGTCCCACTCGAAGACGAACTTACGGTCGTTCAGGTGCCGCGTGCGTCTCCGCTTCTTCACCCCTCCCAGGTAACGCTCCTGCGGGTGGGAACGGATCAGTGGGGAGGGAACAcggtccccccgcagccccccaccaTCACCCCAGCCCTACCTTGATGGCGTGGAGCTCTTTGCTCTTGTCTTTCTCCTCCCGGATCTTCTGCCTGCCCTCCTCATCCTCCGTGCCGTTCGTCTCCCGCTCCATGCGCTCGCGGCGCTCCCTGCGCTCGCGCTCCTGGGGGTCTTctggggagcaggggaagggtcTCAGAGCCAAGCACACCTCCCCgcgagggctgggggggggctccagggggtcctgccccagctcctcgcAGACAGACAGACCGCGGTGGGGACTCCACCTTACCTAGCAtcttcctccccatctcctggaactgcttcctcttcttcctctcctcctccagcagccgcTGCCgctcctccacctcctgctgccgccgccgcaaGGCCTCGGCCTCCCGCTCCGCCTTGGACAGGAACTTGGGCTGGGATTGGAGAGGGGAAGGCTCAGACCGGGCCTGGCTGTGACCCCCTcgctgctggggctgccccagggcaCGACCGCCCCCCTCAAACACCCATCCCgtcacagcccccccaggcaccgCACGGGAGAGCCCCGACACAGGGAGGGAGCTCCTGCTCCTACCTTGgcttctgcctcctcctcagcCTTCTTCTTCGCCAGCAGCTCCTCCAAGGAGAGCGGCTGGGCCTGTGAACACGGGGCCGGACCATTAGTAGCCCCCAAGGGGGCCCCTTTGCCTCAGCAGTGGCTCCCCCAAGAGTCATTCCCAACCAAGCCCCCCCCACTCCGCTCCCTCCtcaccttttccttcttcagggcattctcctcctcctcctctgccttccgCGAGTCCCGCTCCTTCCGGGACTTGGAGTCCTTGCCCCTGCTCGGGGACAAACTTCCCAGCAAAATAAAGAGGAATCAGGCACCGAACACAGCCCCAGGGTCACCCCGTCCCCCCGACCGGGGGaatccccctcacagccccggGGTGCTTACGGGAGAGCTGGGACACCCCGAAAACAGAGTGGGGGGGCTCACCTCGATCGCTTCCTGTCCTTGTCCCGTCGGTGCCCATCTTTCTCCCGGTCCCGGTCCTTCTTGTTCCGGTCCCGGTCGCGCTCCTTGTGCCGGCGATCCCTGCGGAACGGGGCAGTCACGGCGCGGCCCCAGCCCGACCACCCGCCCCCGGCCCTTCGCGGGGCCGTTACAGACACGGGAGAGCAGGAGAGCTCTTCCCGAAAACGCCGGGGAGCCCCTCGGAACACCCCTCACCTCTCCGGCGATTTGGACCGGGAGCGGGACCGCGACCGGCTGCCTCGTCTCCTGTCCCGGGACCGGTGCCGCTTCCTGTCCTTGGAGGGGGAGCCCTTACGGTCCCGCTCCCGGTCCCGGTCGCGCTCCCGGTCTCTGTCCGGGGAGCGGGAGCGCTTCCTCTCCTCCTTAGCGGGGGACGCGTCCCGGTCCTTCTTGTCTGCCAGTTCTCCGGCCATCTGCGGGGGAGAGGGTCAGACCGGGCCGGGACCGGGTGGGGAGAACCCCGGTAGGgagtggggagggctggggaaccGGGGGGAGGGCACCGGGGGAGGGTCCTGGGGCAGCTGCGGAGACCCGGGCAGGGCCGAGGGACCCGGGGGAGGGCACCGGGGCAGGGTCCTGGGGCAGCTGCGGAGACCCGGGCAGGGCCGAGGGACCCGGGGGAGGGCACCGGGGCAGGGTCCTGGGGCAGCTGCGGAGACCCGGGCAGGGCCGAGGGACCCGCGGATCCAGGCCCTGCCCCGGGTGTCGGCGCTGGGTGCAGCCCGGTGACGCGGTGACGGGACCCTCCAGACCCCCCGGGGCCTTCCCGCGGGACAGCCCaacccccgccgccgcccggtgcccccccccgagcccccccaggCCGCGCTcaccgccgccgcccgcgggcccAGGCCtcagcgccgccccgccgccgccgccatgtccGCCGGGCGCCGCGGAGGATGCCGGGAAGGCGAGGCCGCGCCCCCCCTTGCGCGCCGGGACTACaactcccggcagcccccgcggtTCGCGGATCCCTCCGCCTGACCCCGCGTACCCCCAAATCCCCGcaacacccccccgcccccaattCCCAAACTGGGGGGGGCatggagagcctggggctgcccagggaagcgctTTTGGGGGACCCCAGGGCCCCCtcaacaacacccccccaccccctttcccccAAGGGACTTTGCCCTCTGCGTCACCCCCTACGGGGGGTCACTGTCACCCTCCCCCAGGGACAGGGACTCTGCCTGGGATgaaccccaacacccccccaaaaaacaggatctccctcccccccccccccccccaaaaaaaagacaGGACCAGGCCCCCGCTGCACGTGGGTGGGTGTTATATTTCCGATAATAAATAAGCTTTTTAATAACACTGACCATGGAacagagacacccccccaccccaagacaGTCCATAAAACagcatcttccccccccccccagcacccccctccctgccagggTCCCCAGGGCCAAGCAGCAGAtgagagatggggcaggtggggggggggggaaacaaaacaacaacaaaaaaagatgagTCCATGGATGAGCCCCCCCCAGGGTTGGGGAGCTGCTGTTGAACACCCTCCCTGGCCCCCCCGACCCACAGCAGCTCCAtgggggctgccccccaggctgggggctggcaggggggagCGGTGCGATGGGAGGGCAGCAGGCACCCCATCCTCCTTGAggggggggctctgcccagccccCCCCCTACTACCACCACCCCCCCTGGGGACTCAGGGGGACCAGGAGCTTtgcggggagggcaggggggggggggggcattccCACTCCCCTTCACATGACAGagcagctttttgctttttccttcttgaaGGTGGAAGAGATGAGCTCGGAGCGGCTGGGCAGGTGCAGGAGTCTCTTGGAGAGGCTGCGGGGGGGGCTcttggggggctgcgggggggcttTGCTGAGGCAGATGCCGGACACGGTCCGGAAGATGCTGTGGACGCTCTTCTCCGAGGTGAAGGCCGAACACTCCAGGTAACTCTCGGCTCCCAGCTGCCTGGCGGCCGCGCAGCCCTGCGACCCAACCCCGCGTCAGGCCGGCACGgcacccccaaaccacccccccaaaccccccgaaCTCCCCCCCGCCGACCTGCTCGTAGGAGATGGGTGCCTGCTTCTGGTGGGAGAGCTCCATCAGGGTGCTCAGGTCCGTCCGTAGGTCCGTCTTGCAGCCGATGAGCAGCACCCGCGTGTTGGGGCAATAATCCAGGATCTCCGTCTTCCActgcggggtggggggcacgGAGGCGCCGTCAGTGCGAGGGGACCCCGGAACTGTTTCCCCcctacagacacacacacacactcgccTCCGAAGGAGCTTCGCGCCCACCCCCTCACCTTCTTGGACGCGCTGTCCAGGGTTTCGGGGCGGCTGATGTCGAAGCAGAGCAGGACGGCGTCCGAGTCGCTGTAGCAGAGGGGACGCACGTTGTCGTAGTAGGGAGAACCTGGGAGAAAAGGGGGTGTCATTGCACAgaaccccccctcccccaaggGATTTAGGGTCCTAGAGGTGCTTACACAGGGACACAGCCGTCCCCCTTCTGCTTGGGGTGGGGGACACGCAGCTCTAGAACCCCCCCAAAAGCCGCCTCCGCTCCCCGCAAGCCGTTAACGTCGCCATCATCCCTAACGAGGCAGCGGGAAATGGATCCCGCGGTGTTTATGTAAGAGCCGCACCCCCCCCTTCCGTGTTGGGGAGCCCCCCCAGCGGGCAGGGGGGGGTCTAGGGGGGGGAAGCTGGGACACAgagaggtgggggggggctgccacCCCCACAGGGTCCCCAGGGAGCCGGGGCCAGCAGCACCGCCCTGGGGACTGCGGGAGGCAGCGACGcgtggggggtggcggggggcagTGGGGTGCCCCCTCCGGGTGTGGGGGTGGTCGGGGTGCCCCCCGCCATCGCCACCCCCCGACCCCAAAGGGCCTCGGAGGGGTTTTGCAGCCCAGACGCTCCGTGCGCGGAATAGCAAAGAGGCTGCGCCAGCGCATCGCCATAGCAACGCGGGGACCGCGGGTGGCGGGGACCCCCCCCTCTGACGGGGGGGGACACTGCAGCaccagggcagggctgccccggcccccccaacCCTTTGGGGGCACCCAGGGGAGGGGCAATACCAGGACACCCCGTTACCCCCCCCAACTTACAGGCAGCACCGCAggggccccagcaccccccccccctaCTTGGGGGGGTCTCACGGGTGTGGGGGACCCCTCTAGGAAGGGGTGCAgccctgtgtgccccccccacAGGGCCAGCCCCTGGGGACTCCCCAGCAGCCAGGGTCCCCCCCACACTGAACCAGTCCCCCCAGGTGTCCCCACTGcggccccccccagggaccccaacgCACCCCACTGCGGGGCTCGCTCCACTGCGGCCCCCCTAAAGCCCAGGCCTACCCCCCAACCCCCAGAACCCCAAAACCACTTTTCCCCCATCACCCCCCACcggggccagggctgcccccgccccgctgcACCCCCCGGTACCGGAGgaactccccccccccgccatcaccACCACCCCCGTGCATGCACcttccccctcccgcccccggTACCGGAGGTGTCCCAGAGGCTCAGCTCCACCCGCTGCTCCTCGCTGGCCAGACACGCCGTGTAGTTCTCAAACACGGTGGGCACATACGTCTGCAACGGCACCGAGAGCGTCAGCGCCCGGTCCCGCTGCCGGTTCCCGGTGCTCGGTGCCGGTTCCGGCTTACCTCGGGGTAGCAGTCCTTGGCCAGCACCTGCAGCATGGCCGTCTTGCCGCACTGCACGTCGCCCACCAGCACCAGCTTACAGCGGGCCGGAGCGGCCGGTACCGGCCTCCGCTCCCGCATGGCGGCGGCAGCGCAGAGCGCGGCCCCtcccggcgcccgcccgcccgccggccctgCGCCCCGCCGCCGCAGCGTCCTAATATACCCCGCCGCCGCAAAGCCCCGCCCACGGCAGTGCTCACCCGCCAATCGCAGCGGCGGCTCCCGGCACGCCGGCCAATAGCGGGGAAGCGGGGGACAGCCGGGGCCCGCCCCTTCGGGTGCGGGGCCGCTCCTCCGGGCCAGGGGGCGCCTGTCTGTCTGCGGCCGGAAGTGGCGCTCTGCTCCCGGCCCTTACCGGAAGTGGCGGTTGCTTGGAGACCGGTGGGACGCCGGCCGCTGGGCCCGGGGATCTTGGGGGAGCCAACCGGTACCGGGATGACGGGGGGGGACGGGAGCCCCTTGGTGCGGGAGGGGGGGCCGAGGGGCGGGGACAGGAAGGGTGCGGGGACGAGGGGGCCTGGGGGTACCCCAAAGTGTGGGGGAGCCTGAGGGGACCCCAGTTGGGGCAGacaggggtgggcagggggggccggggcctGGGGGGACCCTGGAGGGGTGTCGGCGGGGACCCCGGGCATCCCCCCCACCTCTCACACCGTGTGCCCGTGCCCAGCCGCCATGGCGGACAAGCGTCGCCCGCGGGTGGCACCCGCCATGGCGGCGGAGGACGAggtcctgctgctgcagagccgAGCGCTGGCCGAGGAGGAGGCGGCCAAGAGAAAGGGGGAGATGCTGACCCGCTTCCTCAAGGTGCGTGGAGGGGGGCCGAGGGGGGGCTTGGCAGCGCGTGTCCCCGCGCCCTGCCCGTCCCCTGTCCCCCTCCGTGCCGCTCATGGCCCCCGCGCAGGACAAGCTGGCCAAGGAGGAGCGCAGCAGCGCCCTGAACCTCCACCGGCTCCACGCGCAATGGCGGGCGGCGCTGCGGGAGGCCAAGGCCGAGGAGCTGCGCCGGGACGTCGAGATCCTCAGCCAGACCTTCGCGCGGGTGATGGACTCCAAGGACAGCGTCATCGCGGTGAGCGTGGGGctggcggggacgggggggcagcGCCAGGGCCCGCccgtgaccctcctcatcctccgcAGTCCCTGGTCACAGACCTGGAGCGGGCGGAGGAGCAGCACGGCCAGGCCCTGCGCAGCCACTTGCACAACATCGAcgggctgctgcagctccagcgcCGGCGCCTGAGGTGCCTGGAGGAGGGGTACGGCGCCCAGCTGCAGGCCCTGCGCCTGGAGTTTGAGGGTGAGAGGTACGGGAGGTGGAGGCCGAGGGCGGGCAGTGACACCCGATTGTCACCggaatgggataaaagaacttaccaACAGCAGTTTGATGTAGACAAGCAGACGCTCCGTTATTAACGGCCGGGTGTGCAGGGGAGTTGTCTCGCCACCAACACACACCTGACTCCTGTAGCACCCTGGTTATACAGGGTACAGCGatacaggagccagcagtgtgctcggGT
The sequence above is drawn from the Athene noctua chromosome 30, bAthNoc1.hap1.1, whole genome shotgun sequence genome and encodes:
- the DDX23 gene encoding putative ATP-dependent RNA helicase DDX23 isoform X2 yields the protein MAGELADKKDRDASPAKEERKRSRSPDRDRERDRDRERDRKGSPSKDRKRHRSRDRRRGSRSRSRSRSKSPERDRRHKERDRDRNKKDRDREKDGHRRDKDRKRSSLSPSRGKDSKSRKERDSRKAEEEEENALKKEKAQPLSLEELLAKKKAEEEAEAKPKFLSKAEREAEALRRRQQEVEERQRLLEEERKKRKQFQEMGRKMLDPQERERRERRERMERETNGTEDEEGRQKIREEKDKSKELHAIKERYLGGVKKRRRTRHLNDRKFVFEWDASEDTSIDYNPLYKERHQVQLLGRGFIAGIDLKQQKREQSRFYGDLMEKRRTLEEKEQEEARLRKLRKKEAKQRWDDRHWSQKKLDEMTDRDWRIFREDYSITTKGGKIPNPIRSWKDSSLPPHILEVIDKCGYKEPTPIQRQAIPIGLQNRDIIGVAETGSGKTAAFLIPLLVWITTLPKIDRIEESDQGPYAIILAPTRELAQQIEEETIKFGKPLGIRTVAVIGGISREDQGFRLRMGCEIVIATPGRLIDVLENRYLVLSRCTYVVLDEADRMIDMGFEPDVQKILEHMPVTNQKPDTDEAEDPEKMLANFESGKHKYRQTVMFTATMPPAVERLARSYLRRPAVVYIGSAGKPHERVEQKVFLMSESEKRKKLLAILEQGFDPPIIIFVNQKKGCDVLAKSLEKMGYNACTLHGGKGQEQREFALSNLKAGAKDILVATDVAGRGIDIHDVSMVVNYDMAKNIEDYIHRIGRTGRAGKSGVAITFLTKEDSTVFYDLKQAILESPVSSCPPELANHPDAQHKPGTILTKKRREETIFA
- the DDX23 gene encoding putative ATP-dependent RNA helicase DDX23 isoform X1, with amino-acid sequence MAGELADKKDRDASPAKEERKRSRSPDRDRERDRDRERDRKGSPSKDRKRHRSRDRRRGSRSRSRSRSKSPERDRRHKERDRDRNKKDRDREKDGHRRDKDRKRSSLSPSRGKDSKSRKERDSRKAEEEEENALKKEKAQPLSLEELLAKKKAEEEAEAKPKFLSKAEREAEALRRRQQEVEERQRLLEEERKKRKQFQEMGRKMLEDPQERERRERRERMERETNGTEDEEGRQKIREEKDKSKELHAIKERYLGGVKKRRRTRHLNDRKFVFEWDASEDTSIDYNPLYKERHQVQLLGRGFIAGIDLKQQKREQSRFYGDLMEKRRTLEEKEQEEARLRKLRKKEAKQRWDDRHWSQKKLDEMTDRDWRIFREDYSITTKGGKIPNPIRSWKDSSLPPHILEVIDKCGYKEPTPIQRQAIPIGLQNRDIIGVAETGSGKTAAFLIPLLVWITTLPKIDRIEESDQGPYAIILAPTRELAQQIEEETIKFGKPLGIRTVAVIGGISREDQGFRLRMGCEIVIATPGRLIDVLENRYLVLSRCTYVVLDEADRMIDMGFEPDVQKILEHMPVTNQKPDTDEAEDPEKMLANFESGKHKYRQTVMFTATMPPAVERLARSYLRRPAVVYIGSAGKPHERVEQKVFLMSESEKRKKLLAILEQGFDPPIIIFVNQKKGCDVLAKSLEKMGYNACTLHGGKGQEQREFALSNLKAGAKDILVATDVAGRGIDIHDVSMVVNYDMAKNIEDYIHRIGRTGRAGKSGVAITFLTKEDSTVFYDLKQAILESPVSSCPPELANHPDAQHKPGTILTKKRREETIFA
- the RND1 gene encoding rho-related GTP-binding protein Rho6, which encodes MRERRPVPAAPARCKLVLVGDVQCGKTAMLQVLAKDCYPETYVPTVFENYTACLASEEQRVELSLWDTSGSPYYDNVRPLCYSDSDAVLLCFDISRPETLDSASKKWKTEILDYCPNTRVLLIGCKTDLRTDLSTLMELSHQKQAPISYEQGCAAARQLGAESYLECSAFTSEKSVHSIFRTVSGICLSKAPPQPPKSPPRSLSKRLLHLPSRSELISSTFKKEKAKSCSVM